Proteins found in one Cricetulus griseus strain 17A/GY chromosome X, alternate assembly CriGri-PICRH-1.0, whole genome shotgun sequence genomic segment:
- the Hcfc1 gene encoding host cell factor 1 isoform X2, with product MASAVSPANLPAVLLQPRWKRVVGWSGPVPRPRHGHRAVAIKELIVVFGGGNEGIVDELHVYNTATNQWFIPAVRGDIPPGCAAYGFVCDGTRLLVFGGMVEYGKYSNDLYELQASRWEWKRLKAKTPKNGPPPCPRLGHSFSLVGNKCYLFGGLANDSEDPKNNIPRYLNDLYILELRPGSGVVAWDIPITYGVLPPPRESHTAVVYTEKDNKKSKLVIYGGMSGCRLGDLWTLDIETLTWNKPSLSGVAPLPRSLHSATTIGNKMYVFGGWVPLVMDDVKVATHEKEWKCTNTLACLNLDTMAWETILMDTLEDNIPRARAGHCAVAINTRLYIWSGRDGYRKAWNNQVCCKDLWYLETEKPPPPARVQLVRANTNSLEVSWGAVATADSYLLQLQKYDIPATAATATSPTPNPVPSVPANPPKSPAPAAAAPAVQPLTQVGITLVPQAAAAPPSTTTIQVLPTVPGSSISVPTAARAQGVPTVLKVTGPQATTGTPLVTMRPASQAGKAPVTVTSLPASVRMVVPTQSAQGTVIGSNPQMSGMAALAAAAAATQKIPPSSAPTVLSVPAGTTIVKTVAVTPGTTTLPATVKVASSPVMVSNPATRMLKTAAAQVGTSVSSAANTSTRPIITVHKSGTVTVAQQAQVVTTVVGGVTKTITLVKSPISVPGGSALISNLGKVMSVVQTKPVQTSAVTGQASTGPVTQIIQTKGPLPAGTILKLVTSADGKPTTIITTTQASGAGTKPTILGISSVSPSTTKPGTTTIIKTIPMSAIITQAGATGVTSSPGIKSPITIITTKVMTSGTGAPAKIITAVPKIATGHGQQGVTQVVLKGAPGQPGTILRTVPMGGVRLVTPVTVSAVKPAVTTLVVKGTTGVTTLGTVTGTVSTSLAGAGAHSTSASLATPITTLGTIATLSSQVINPTAITVSAAQTTLTAAGGLTTPTITMQPVSQPTQVTLITAPSGVEAQPVHDLPVSILASPTTEQPTATVTIADSGQGDVQPGTVTLVCSNPPCETHETGTTNTATTTVVANLGAHPQPTQVQFVCDRQEAAASLVTSAVGQQNGNVVRVCSNPPCETHETGTTNTATTATSNMAGQHGCSNPPCETHETGTTSTATTAMSSMGTGQQRDTRRTSSNPTVVRITVAPGTLERTQGTVKPQCQTQQTNMTNTTMTVQATGAPCPAGPLLRPSVALEAGNHSPAFVQLALPSVRVGLSVPSSKDMPTGHQLETYHTYTTNTPTTALSIMGAGELGTARLIPTSTYESLQASSPSSTVTMTALEALLCPSATVTQVCSNPPCETHETGTTNTATTSNAGSAQRVCSNPPCETHETGTTHTATTATSNGGAGQPEGGQQPAGGRPCETHQTTSTGTTMSVSVGALLPDATPSHGTLESGLEVVAVSTVTSQAGTTLLASFPTQRVCSNPPCETHETGTTHTATTVTSNMSSNQDPPPAASDQGEVVSTQGDSANITGASGITTTVSSTLPRAVTTVTQSTPVPGPSVPNISSLTETPGALTSEVPIPATITVTIANTETSDMPFSAVDILQPPEELQVSPGPRQQLPPRQLLQSASTPLMGESSEVLSASQTPELQAAVDLSSTGDPSSGQEPASSAVVATVVVQPPPPTQSEVDQLSLPQELMAEAQAGTTTLMVTGLTPEELAVTAAAEAAAQAAATEEAQALAIQAVLQAAQQAVMAGTGEPMDTSEAAAAVTQAELGHLSAEGQEGQATTIPIVLTQQELAALVQQQQQLQEVQAQAQQQHHLPTEALAPADSLNDPSIESNCLNELASAVPSTVALLPSTATESLTPTNTFVAPQPVVVASPAKMQAAATLTEVANGIESLGVKPDLPPPPSKAPVKKENQWFDVGVIKGTSVMVTHYFLPPDDAVQSDDDSGTVPDYNQLKKQELQPGTAYKFRVAGINACGRGPFSEISAFKTCLPGFPGAPCAIKISKSPDGAHLTWEPPSVTSGKIIEYSVYLAIQSSQAGGEPKSSTPAQLAFMRVYCGPSPSCLVQSSSLSNAHIDYTTKPAIIFRIAARNEKGYGPATQVRWLQETSKDSSGTKPASKRPMSSPEMKSAPKKSKADGQ from the exons ATGGCTTCGGCTGTGTCCCCCGCCAACTTGCCAGCGGTGCTTCTGCAGCCCCGCTGGAAACGAGTGGTGGGTTGGTCGGGTCCCGTGCCCCGACCCCGCCACGGTCACCGTGCCGTGGCTATCAAGGAGCTCATAGTGGTGTTTGGCGGCGGTAACGAAGGAATAGTGGACGAACTACACGTGTACAACACTG CGACCAACCAGTGGTTCATCCCAGCTGTGAGAGGGGATATCCCTCCAGGGTGTGCAGCCTATGGCTTTGTGTGCGATGGTACTCGCCTACTGGTATTTGGTGGGATGGTGGAGTATGGAAAATACAGCAACGACCTCTATGAACTCCAG GCCAGTCGCTGGGAATGGAAGAGACTGAAAGCAAAGACGCCCAAAAATGGGCCTCCTCCATGTCCTCGGCTTGGACACAGCTTCTCCCTTGTGGGCAACAAATGCTACCTATTTGGGGGTCTAGCCAATGATAGTGAGGACCCCAAGAACAACATTCCGAG GTACTTGAATGACTTATATATCCTCGAACTGCGGCCAGGCTCTGGAGTGGTAGCTTGGGACATCCCCATCACTTATggagtcctgcctccacctcggGAGTCACATACTGCTGTGGTCTACACTGAGAAAGATAACAAGAAATCCAAGCTGGTGATCTATGGAGGGATGAGTGGCTGCAGGCTAGGGGACCTTTGGACCCTGGACATCG AGACACTGACATGGAATAAGCCCAGCCTTAGTGGGGTGGCACCCCTTCCTCGAAGCCTCCATTCTGCAACCACCATAGGAAACAA AATGTATGTATTTGGTGGCTGGGTGCCTCTTGTCATGGATGATGTCAAAGTGGCCACACACGAGAAGGAGTGGAAGTGTACCAACACACTGGCTTGTCTCAACCTGG ATACCATGGCCTGGGAAACCATCCTGATGGATACACTGGAAGACAACATTCCTCGAGCTCGAGCTGGTCACTGTGCTGTTGCCATCAATACTCGTTTGTACATTTGGAGTGGCCGTGATGGCTACCGAAAGGCCTGGAACAACCAGGTCTGCTGCAAGGACCTGTGGTATCTGGAGACAG AAAAGCCACCACCCCCAGCCAGAGTACAACTAGTACGAGCTAACACTAACTCACTGGAGGTTAGCTGGGGTGCAGTAGCAACAGCCGACAGTTACCTTCTGCAGCTCCAGAAATATGACATTCCTGCCACGGCTGCTACGGCCACTTCCCCCACTCCCAATCCTGTCCCATCTGTGCCTGCCAACCCTCCCAAGAGCCCTGCGCCTGCAGCAGCTGCACCTGCTGTACAGCCACTGACCCAAGTAGGCATCACACTTGTGCCCCAGGCTGCCGCTGCACCCCCAAGCACTACCACCATCCAGGTCTTGCCGACAGTACCAGGCAGCTCCATTTCTGTGCCCACTGCAGCCAGGGCTCAAG GTGTTCCTACCGTTCTCAAAGTGACTGGTCCTCAGGCTACAACAGGAACCCCACTGGTCACTATGAGACCTGCCAGCCAGGCTGGAAAAGCCCCTGTCACTGTGACTTCCCTGCCTGCTAGTGTGCGAATGGTTGTACCCACACAGAGTGCCCAGGGGACG GTGATTGGCAGCAACCCACAGATGAGTGGAATGGCTGCATTGGCTGCTGCTGCCGCTGCCACACAAAAAATCCCTCCTTCCTCGGCACCCACAGTGCTGAGTGTCCCAGCAGGCACCACCATTGTCAAGACAGTGGCTGTGACACCTGGCACAACCACTCTTCCAGCCACTGTGAAGGTGGCCTCCTCTCCTGTCATG GTGAGCAACCCAGCCACTCGCATGCTAAAGACTGCAGCTGCCCAAGTGGGGACATCTGTGTCCTCTGCTGCCAACACATCTACCCGCCCTATCATCACGGTACACAAATCAGGCACCGTGACAGTGGCCCAGCAAGCCCAGGTAGTGACCACAGTGGTCGGCGGAGTCACCAAGACCATCACCCTAGTGAAGAGCCCCATCTCTGTCCCAGGAGGCAGTGCTCTG atTTCCAATCTGGGAAAAGTGATGTCAGTGGTCCAGACCAAACCAGTTCAGACTTCAGCAGTCACAGGCCAAGCCTCTACAGGCCCTGTGACTCAGATCATCCAG ACCAAAGGGCCTCTGCCAGCAGGGACTATCCTGAAGCTGGTGACATCAGCAGATGGCAAGCCCAcaaccatcatcaccaccacacaGGCTAGTGGGGCTGGGACCAAGCCTACCATCCTGGGCATCAGTAGTGTCTCTCCCAGCACCACCAAACCTGGCACGACTACCATCATCAAGACCATTCCCATGTCAGCCATTATCACCCAGGCAGGCGCCACAG GTGTTACCAGCAGTCCTGGCATTAAGTCCCCCATCACAATTATCACCACCAAGGTGATGACTTCTGGAACAGGAGCGCCTGCCAAAATTATCACTGCTGTCCCCAAGATTGCTACTGGCCATGGGCAGCAAGGAGTGACCCAG GTGGTGCTAAAGGGAGCCCCTGGACAGCCAGGCACTATCCTCCGCACTGTGCCCATGGGCGGCGTTCGCCTGGTCACCCCTGTCACTGTCTCCGCTGTCAAGCCAGCTGTCACCACATTGGTTGTGAAAGGCACTACAG GTGTCACAACCCTAGGCACAGTGACAGGCACTGTCTCTACTAGCCTTGCAGGAGCTGGGGCCCATAGCACCAGTGCCTCTCTGGCCACACCTATCACCACCTTGGGCACCATTGCCACTCTCTCAAGCCAGGTGATCAATCCTACTGCCATCACAGTATCAGCTGCACAGACCACACTGACAGCTGCTGGTGGGCTCACTACACCCACAATCACAATGCAG CCTGTCTCCCAGCCTACCCAGGTGACTTTGATCACAGCACCCAGTGGGGTTGAGGCCCAGCCTGTACATGACCTTCCTGTATCCATTTTGGCCTCACCTACTACAGAGCAGCCCACGGCAACAGTCACCATCGCTGACTCGGGCCAGGGTGATGTACAACCTGGCACTGTGACACTGGTGTGCTCCAACCCACCCTGTGAAACCCATGAAACAGGCACCACCAATACAGCTACTACCACTGTTGTGGCTAATCTTGGGGCACATCCTCAGCCTACCCAGGTGCAGTTTGTTTGTGACAGACAAGAGGCAGCTGCTTCTCTTGTGACCTCAGCTGTGGGACAACAGAATGGTAATGTGGTTCGTGTCTGTTCAAACCCCCCTTGTGAGACCCATGAGACAGGCACTACCAACACTGCCACAACAGCTACTTCCAACATGGCTGGGCAGCATGGCTGCTCAAACCCCCCCTGTGAGACTCACGAGACAGGCACTACCAGCACTGCCACTACAGCAATGTCCAGCATGGGCACTGGGCAGCAGCGAGACACTCGTCGTACCTCTAGCAATCCCACTGTAGTGCGGATCACTGTGGCTCCTGGGACACTGGAGAGAACCCAGGGTACTGTGAAGCCTCAGTGCCAAACACAGCAGACCAATATGACCAACACCACCATGACTGTGCAGGCTACAGGAGCTCCGTGCCCAGCTGGCCCACTGCTCAGGCCAAGTGTAGCACTGGAGGCTGGGAACCATAGCCCTGCCTTTGTACAGCTAGCTCTTCCAAGTGTTAGAGTAGGGCTGAGTGTCCCCAGCAGCAAGGACATGCCCACAGGGCACCAGCTGGAGACATACCATACTTATACAACCAATACCCCAACCACAGCCCTCTCCATTATGGGTGCCGGGGAGCTTGGTACAGCTCGGTTGATCCCTACATCTACTTACGAGAGCCTCCAGGCAAGCTCTCCCAGCAGCACCGTGACTATGACAGCTCTAGAGGCACTGCTGTGCCCTTCGGCTACCGTGACCCAAGTCTGCTCCAACCCACCATGTGAGACCCATGAAACGGGCACCACCAACACTGCCACTACCTCCAATGCAGGCAGTGCCCAGCGGGTATGCTCCAACCCGCCTTGTGAGACTCATGAGACGGGAACTACACACACAGCTACTACTGCCACATCAAATGGAGGTGCAGGCCAGCCTGAGGGTGGACAGCAGCCTGCCGGTGGCCGTCCCTGTGAGACACACCAGACCACTTCCACTGGTACCACTATGTCAGTCAGTGTGGGTGCCCTGCTTCCTGATGCCACTCCCTCTCATGGAACCTTGGAGTCTGGCTTAGAGGTGGTAGCAGTGTCCACTGTCACCTCCCAGGCTGGTACCACATTGCTGGCTTCTTTCCCAACACAGAGGGTATGCTCCAACCCTCCTTGTGAGACCCACGAGACAGGTACCACGCACACAGCCACCACTGTCACCTCTAACATGAGCTCAAACCAAG ACCCTCCACCAGCTGCCAGTGATCAGGGAGAGGTGGTGAGCACCCAAGGTGACAGCGCAAACATCACTGGCGCCAGTGGCATCACAACAACTGTGTCATCCACATTGCCACGAGCAGTGACCACTGTGACACAGTCTACACCAGTGCCAGGTCCCTCTGTTCCG AACATCTCATCACTGACTGAGACCCCAGGGGCTCTGACTTCCGAAGTCCCCATCCCAGCCACGATAACAGTGACCATAGCCAACACAGAAACTTCTGACATGCCCTTCTCTGCTGTTGACATCCTGCAGCCCCCAGAGGAACTCCAGGTCTCACCAGGGCCTCGCCAGCAGCTGCCACCACGGCAACTCCTGCAGTCTGCCTCCACCCCCCTGATGGGGGAGTCCTCCGAGGTCCTGTCAGCCTCCCAGACCCCTGAGCTCCAGGCCGCCGTGGATCTGAGCAGCACTGGGGACCCATCTTCAGGCCAGGAGCCTGCCAGCTCTGCTGTCGTGGCCACTGTAGTGGTCcagccacccccacccacacagtCTGAAGTAGATCAGTTATCACTTCCCCAAGAGCTGATGGCTGAGGCCCAGGCGGGTACCACCACCCTTATGGTAACAGGGCTCACCCCAGAGGAGCTGGCTGTGACTGCTGCTGCTGAAGCAGCTGCCCAAGCTGCGGCCACTGAAGAAGCTCAAGCCTTGGCCATCCAGGCTGTGCTCCAGGCTGCACAGCAGGCTGTCATGG CAGGCACTGGGGAGCCCATGGATACatctgaagcagcagcagcagtgacaCAAGCAGAACTGGGTCACCTTTCAGCTGAGGGCCAAGAGGGTCAGGCCACCACCATACCCATTGTACTGACACAGCAGGAGCTTGCAGCTCtggtgcagcagcagcagcagctccaggAGGTCCAAGCTCAAGCCCAGCAGCAGCACCACCTCCCTACTGAGGCTCTGGCCCCAGCCGACAGCCTCAATGACCCATCCATCGAGAGCAACTGCCTCAACGAGCTAGCTAGTGCTGTTCCTAGCACTGTAGCCTTGCTGCCCTCAACAGCCACTGAGA GCCTGACTCCAACTAACACATTCGTGGCTCCCCAGCCTGTTGTTGTAGCCAGCCCAGCAAAGATGCAGGCTGCAGCTACCCTAACTGAAGTGGCCAATGGCATCGAGTCCCTGGGTGTG AAACCGGACTTGCCACCCCCACCCAGCAAAGCACCTGTGAAAAAGGAGAACCAGTGGTTTGATGTGGGGGTCATTAAGGGTACCAGTGTAATGGTAACACACTATTTTCTGCCACCAGATGATGCTGTTCAGTCAGAC GATGACTCAGGCACAGTCCCAGACTATAACCAACTGAAGAAGCAGGAGCTACAGCCAGGCACTGCCTATAAATTTCGTGTTGCTGGAATCAATGCTTGTGGCCGGGGGCCCTTTAGTGAGATCTCAGCCTTTAAGACATGTCTACCTGGTTTCCCAGGGGCTCCTTGTGCCATTAAAATCAGCAAG AGCCCAGATGGTGCTCACCTCACCTGGGAGCCACCGTCTGTGACCTCCGGCAAGATCATCGAGTACTCTGTGTACCTGGCCATCCAGAGCTCACAGGCTGGTGGTGAACCCAAGAGCTCTACCCCAGCCCAGCTAGCCTTCATGCGAGTGTACTGTGGGCCTAGCCCTTCCTGCCTCGTGCAGTCCTCCAGCCTCTCCAATGCCCACATTGACTACACCACCAAGCCTGCCATCATCTTCCGCATTGCTGCCCGAAATGAAAAGGGCTATGGCCCCGCTACACAAGTGAGGTGGTTGCAAG AAACCAGTAAAGACAGCTCGGGCACCAAGCCAGCCAGCAAGCGGCCCATGTCGTCTCCAGAAAT GAAATCTGCTCCAAAGAAGTCTAAGGCTGATGGTCAGTGA